The Vicia villosa cultivar HV-30 ecotype Madison, WI linkage group LG1, Vvil1.0, whole genome shotgun sequence genome includes a region encoding these proteins:
- the LOC131660708 gene encoding probable CCR4-associated factor 1 homolog 9 → MSESRQLRKVGEYSQKNMFTTKPYCAPSTVIRSVWSSNLESEFKLISSLVDSYPIISMDTEFPGVVVLPGSTDLPFHSQSSDTHYSFLKANVDDLNIIQVGLTLSDANGNLPNLGTSNFFIWEFNFCDFDVEHDIHNHDSIELLRSQGIDFAKNKKLGIDSICFAELLMSSGLVCNEDVSWVTFHSPYDFGYLVKALTQRALPQDLDDFLVLVRIYFGNAIYDVKHMVKFCEGLYGGLDRVSKTLNLDRFAGKSHQAGSDSLLTLHIFQKIRDIYFGSDVDQMSKYTGVLYGLEKLI, encoded by the coding sequence tTGGAGAATATTCACAAAAAAACATGTTCACCACAAAGCCTTATTGTGCTCCATCAACTGTGATTCGATCGGTGTGGTCATCCAACCTTGAATCAGAGTTCAAGTTGATTAGTTCATTGGTTGATTCCTATCCAATTATTTCCATGGACACTGAGTTTCCCGGTGTTGTCGTCCTTCCTGGGAGTACAGATTTGCCTTTCCATTCTCAAAGTTCCGACACCCACTACTCTTTTTTGAAGGCTAATGTGGACGACCTTAATATTATCCAAGTTGGACTCACTCTCTCTGACGCCAATGGTAACCTTCCAAACCTCGGAACTTCTAATTTTTTCATTTGGGAATTTAATTTCTGTGATTTTGATGTTGAACACGACATCCATAATCATGATTCTATAGAACTTCTTCGAAGTCAAGGTATTGATTTCGCAAAAAATAAGAAACTTGGTATTGATTCAATATGTTTTGCTGAACTTTTGATGTCATCTGGACTTGTTTGTAATGAGGATGTAAGTTGGGTTACATTTCATAGTCCTTATGATTTCGGTTACCTTGTTAAGGCACTAACACAACGTGCTTTGCCCCAAGATCTTGATGATTTTTTAGTTTTAGTTCGTATTTATTTTGGAAATGCTATTTATGATGTCAAGCATATGGTGAAGTTCTGTGAAGGTCTTTATGGTGGTTTGGATAGAGTTAGTAAGACTTTAAATTTAGACCGCTTTGCTGGGAAGAGTCATCAAGCTGGTTCAGATAGTTTGCTAActcttcatatttttcaaaagataagAGATATCTATTTTGGTTCAGATGTTGATCAAATGTCCAAGTATACTGGTGTGTTGTATGGCTTAGAAAAGTTGATTTGA